One genomic region from Pecten maximus chromosome 5, xPecMax1.1, whole genome shotgun sequence encodes:
- the LOC117327422 gene encoding uncharacterized protein LOC117327422: protein MEVNQAKIARSQYKPRRESLPRLKTESAINGQHYSGSSEDRSYSNGTGFSTYATSKNFRVLSTTSSIYASIRSENRRKETDCQQQRDNRVIDAQYPPKPMSVMTTETGISLDGYPANNCIGYKKQLCQTESEFKAQKLNRTEECKLESYKSRVQKEQRIREKQWMQSTHSFRAKSARVFDRSTPKSNPVKDVTSGKPKKQRPKSSPAYVSFLQHRPRDLKEEEEAESRRRRERTCSTCEYMKKLIQMYEDHIGELECEDGVTDEYSRYSFSDRQVKTFMHLLETEYCSEIPQMKEIFHNGGIEMDKPTSGSSAYRCATHDNGIQNRIRRFCSSQDSFNKKHPLPEYIKKGLENVRIAEAMLAKRQHIDNRRAMIVQEARRKLGILRI, encoded by the coding sequence ATGGAAGTTAATCAAGCGAAGATTGCTCGAAGTCAATATAAACCGAGACGGGAAAGCCTTCCAAGGCTTAAAACGGAAAGTGCCATCAATGGCCAACATTATTCTGGTTCTAGTGAAGACAGAAGCTATTCTAATGGAACTGGTTTCAGCACATATGCAACTTCAAAGAATTTTAGAGTTCTCAGCACTACATCTAGTATCTACGCAAGCATAAGATCAGAAAATCGGAGGAAGGAGACAGATTGTCAACAGCAAAGAGATAATCGTGTTATTGATGCTCAATACCCTCCGAAACCGATGTCGGTCATGACAACAGAGACTGGTATATCATTGGATGGGTACCCTGCCAACAATTGTATTGGGTACAAGAAACAGCTCTGTCAAACAGAAAGTGAGTTCAAGGCTCAGAAGCTTAATAGAACTGAAGAATGTAAATTAGAAAGTTATAAATCGCGAGTGCAAAAAGAACAAAGAATTCGTGAGAAACAGTGGATGCAATCAACTCATTCGTTTCGAGCAAAGTCTGCGAGAGTGTTCGACAGATCAACCCCAAAATCAAACCCAGTGAAGGATGTAACATCTGGTAAACCTAAAAAGCAGAGACCTAAATCATCTCCCGCTTATGTTTCCTTTCTTCAGCACCGACCAAGGGATCTAAAGGAAGAAGAGGAGGCCGAATCTCGTCGTCGCCGGGAACGAACCTGCAGTACGTGTGAATATATGAAGAAactaatacaaatgtatgagGATCACATTGGAGAGTTGGAGTGTGAGGATGGTGTCACTGATGAGTACAGTCGGTACTCATTTTCGGACAGACAAGTAAAAACATTTATGCACCTCTTAGAGACCGAGTACTGCTCTGAAATTCCACAAATGAAGGAGATATTTCATAACGGTGGGATTGAAATGGATAAACCAACTTCCGGTAGTAGTGCATATCGGTGCGCTACGCATGACAACGGCATACAGAATAGAATACGACGGTTTTGTAGCTCTCAAGATTCATTCAACAAAAAGCATCCTTTACCGGAGTATATTAAAAAAGGCCTGGAAAATGTGAGGATAGCCGAAGCGATGTTAGCGAAACGACAACACATAGACAATAGAAGGGCAATGATAGTACAGGAGGCAAGACGGAAGCTTGGTATACTCAGAATATAG